A genome region from Geobacter pickeringii includes the following:
- a CDS encoding STAS domain-containing protein encodes MDGLTIERSEEAGGAALVLKLSGDMTIPWAGELRQTLLDAFDAAATVAVDVRQVASVDLSGLQLLCAAHRTSCVRGRAFRLTGERDGAFAEAVVLAGFPRHVGCARDVGKTCIWTGGSD; translated from the coding sequence ATGGACGGACTGACCATAGAACGAAGCGAAGAGGCCGGTGGCGCGGCGCTCGTCCTGAAGCTTTCGGGCGACATGACCATTCCGTGGGCCGGGGAGCTGCGGCAGACGCTCCTCGACGCCTTCGACGCCGCGGCGACGGTGGCCGTGGACGTTCGGCAGGTGGCGAGCGTCGATCTCTCCGGATTGCAGCTTCTCTGCGCCGCCCACCGCACCTCCTGTGTCCGCGGCCGGGCGTTTCGCCTGACCGGAGAGCGGGATGGGGCGTTCGCCGAGGCGGTGGTGCTCGCCGGCTTTCCACGGCACGTGGGATGTGCGCGGGATGTGGGAAAAACATGCATATGGACGGGAGGAAGTGACTGA
- a CDS encoding methyl-accepting chemotaxis protein: MFRRAPESETTDKAGAFAVLAEAPLSIHFDGWNERLATLGQRLLALNGSTEDEFLAIGARLHDFYARAGAVERMSQDVAGRIMGDDISRDMAALQEILDRIADYLAQAERETEQSTETLQQILDLVTHVDDPLDGFKKIIKNLHMLSTAVKIESARLGEGAAGFNTLADDVERLSVSIKEKSTSILAEKNSLAAMIGVTLARVSALEAEQRSNARLILDRTRDSLATLASIHGRCSDAATAVAACSSEIAASIATVVTSLQFHDITRQQIEHVKEAMDDMRALMDASAATPGPAAGEVADVCELQEAQLDHARDELVAAVARVVENLRDIARKETRMSEETRLMAGSADQAGSSFFADMENGMAQVADVLSESSRANRGLAEAMASVVASVGDIATFVTDIEEIGSEIELIALNSQVKAANTGEGGAALGVLAEAIQHLSVEARARTGAVSETLRKVTAVTVNLSQEDQESRAIADEIDGLIGELKGLLGTIRGMNETLLGLLGRMDGEVQGLSIDIEAATGGVTVHETTNRLAGEVMAELRDLVREIRRLAPAASSREREARLRELAERYTMHSERTVHAALFGEAGGFNPAFAPMAAADDALGDNVELF; encoded by the coding sequence ATGTTCCGGCGAGCCCCAGAATCCGAGACGACGGACAAAGCCGGAGCCTTCGCGGTTCTTGCGGAAGCCCCCCTGTCAATCCATTTCGACGGCTGGAACGAGCGGCTGGCAACGCTCGGCCAGCGGCTGCTGGCGCTCAACGGATCCACGGAGGACGAATTCCTCGCCATCGGCGCCCGGCTCCACGACTTCTACGCCCGGGCCGGTGCCGTGGAGCGGATGAGCCAGGACGTGGCCGGCCGGATCATGGGAGATGATATCTCCCGCGACATGGCCGCCCTCCAGGAGATTCTCGATCGGATCGCCGACTACCTCGCCCAGGCGGAGCGCGAGACGGAGCAGAGCACCGAGACCCTGCAGCAGATCCTCGACCTCGTCACCCACGTGGACGACCCCCTCGACGGCTTCAAGAAGATCATCAAGAACCTCCACATGCTGAGCACCGCCGTGAAGATCGAGAGCGCGCGGCTCGGCGAGGGAGCGGCCGGCTTCAACACCCTGGCCGACGACGTGGAGCGGCTTTCGGTGTCGATCAAGGAGAAGTCGACCAGCATCCTCGCGGAGAAGAATTCCCTCGCCGCCATGATCGGCGTCACCCTGGCCCGCGTAAGCGCCCTTGAGGCCGAACAGCGCAGCAACGCCCGCCTGATTCTCGACCGGACCCGCGACAGCCTTGCCACCCTCGCGTCGATCCACGGCCGCTGTTCCGATGCCGCGACGGCGGTTGCCGCCTGCTCCTCGGAGATCGCCGCCAGCATCGCCACGGTGGTCACCTCGCTCCAGTTTCACGACATTACCCGTCAACAGATCGAGCACGTGAAAGAGGCCATGGACGACATGCGGGCGCTCATGGACGCGTCTGCCGCCACCCCCGGCCCGGCCGCCGGCGAGGTGGCCGACGTCTGCGAGCTCCAGGAGGCGCAGCTCGACCATGCCCGTGACGAGCTCGTCGCGGCGGTGGCGCGGGTGGTGGAAAATCTGCGCGACATCGCCCGGAAGGAGACGCGGATGTCGGAGGAGACCCGGCTCATGGCCGGCTCCGCCGACCAGGCGGGGAGTTCGTTCTTCGCCGACATGGAGAACGGCATGGCCCAGGTGGCCGACGTCCTCTCCGAGAGCTCCCGGGCGAACCGGGGGCTTGCCGAGGCGATGGCATCGGTCGTGGCTTCGGTGGGGGATATCGCCACCTTTGTCACCGATATCGAGGAGATCGGCTCCGAGATCGAGCTGATCGCCCTCAACTCCCAGGTGAAGGCAGCAAACACGGGGGAGGGGGGGGCGGCCCTCGGGGTCCTCGCCGAGGCGATCCAGCACCTTTCCGTCGAGGCCCGCGCCCGCACCGGCGCCGTTTCCGAGACGCTCCGCAAGGTGACTGCCGTCACCGTGAACCTGAGCCAGGAGGACCAGGAATCTCGCGCCATCGCCGACGAGATCGACGGCCTGATCGGTGAGCTGAAGGGGCTGCTCGGCACCATCCGGGGGATGAACGAGACGCTGCTGGGGCTTCTCGGTCGAATGGACGGCGAGGTGCAGGGGCTCTCCATCGATATCGAAGCCGCCACCGGCGGGGTGACCGTTCACGAGACGACGAACCGGCTCGCCGGCGAGGTGATGGCGGAATTGCGCGACCTCGTCCGGGAGATCCGGCGGCTGGCGCCGGCGGCCTCATCCCGGGAACGGGAGGCACGGCTCCGGGAACTGGCCGAGCGCTACACCATGCACAGCGAGCGGACGGTCCACGCCGCGCTCTTCGGCGAAGCCGGCGGATTCAATCCGGCCTTTGCGCCGATGGCTGCTGCCGATGACGCACTCGGGGATAACGTAGAACTGTTTTAG
- a CDS encoding response regulator has translation MAVRVLVVDDHKIMREGLRSLLEGQSDLVVVGEAEGGREAIQRVRDTAPDVVVMDLSMPEMNGIEATRRIAENFPDVRILALSMHSDRRFVEEALAAGACGFLLKDCAFDELVGAIREVKAARYYLSPRIAGGVVSDFLGSRGRPASPTGARLTPREREVLQLVAEGKNTKEVAFTLGTCVKTVETQRTQIMRKLGITSVAELTKYAIREGLTSLD, from the coding sequence ATGGCGGTGAGGGTGCTGGTGGTCGACGATCACAAGATCATGCGCGAGGGGCTCAGGTCTCTCCTGGAAGGGCAGAGCGACCTCGTGGTGGTCGGAGAGGCCGAGGGGGGGAGGGAGGCCATCCAGCGCGTGCGCGACACCGCTCCCGATGTGGTCGTCATGGATCTCTCCATGCCCGAAATGAACGGCATCGAGGCGACCCGCCGCATCGCAGAGAACTTTCCGGATGTCCGGATCCTCGCCCTCTCCATGCATTCCGACCGGCGCTTCGTTGAAGAGGCCCTCGCCGCCGGTGCCTGCGGCTTCCTGCTGAAGGACTGCGCGTTCGACGAGCTGGTGGGAGCCATCCGCGAGGTGAAGGCGGCCCGCTACTACCTCAGCCCCCGCATCGCCGGGGGGGTCGTCAGCGACTTTCTCGGCAGCCGCGGCCGCCCCGCCTCACCCACCGGTGCCCGCCTTACCCCCCGCGAGCGCGAGGTTCTGCAACTCGTTGCGGAGGGGAAGAACACCAAGGAAGTTGCCTTCACCCTCGGCACCTGCGTGAAGACGGTCGAAACCCAGCGGACGCAGATCATGCGCAAGCTGGGGATAACCAGTGTCGCCGAACTGACGAAGTACGCCATCCGCGAAGGGCTCACCTCCCTCGACTGA
- a CDS encoding response regulator — translation MKTLIVEDDFISRKIMKELLAPLGETDIAIDGAEAIQAFRIAHEERRPYDLICMDIMMPNMDGHEALAQIREYEKERGIAAATEAKVIMTTALDDPKNVVEAFYRGGATSYLVKPITRQKLMQEIRSHGLL, via the coding sequence ATGAAGACATTGATCGTGGAAGACGATTTCATCTCGCGAAAGATCATGAAGGAGCTCCTGGCGCCGCTCGGCGAGACCGACATCGCCATTGACGGCGCCGAGGCGATCCAGGCCTTCCGTATCGCCCACGAGGAGCGGCGCCCCTATGATCTGATCTGCATGGACATCATGATGCCGAATATGGACGGCCACGAGGCGCTGGCCCAGATCAGGGAGTACGAAAAAGAGCGGGGGATTGCCGCTGCCACCGAGGCGAAAGTGATCATGACCACCGCCCTCGACGATCCGAAGAACGTGGTGGAGGCGTTCTACCGCGGCGGGGCCACCTCCTACCTCGTGAAGCCGATCACCCGGCAGAAGCTTATGCAGGAGATCCGGAGCCACGGGCTGCTCTGA
- a CDS encoding chemotaxis protein CheA, which produces MDAHRQAYKEEAYELLAELENSLLELEENPEDVELIGRVFRAMHTIKGSGAMFGFEDIATFTHEVETVFDLVRNGKMAVTRDLVNLTLRARDLIKGMLDASDGGEAVEGREAEEVIAGLKRLVPAPAIGDPLPAAERPASRLDGGEGPAVTYRIRFKPVPEVTVNGTNPLLLLAELNQLGPCRAVAQMANVPELEELNPEFCYVYWDVILTTKRGTDAIRDVFIFIEDDCELKIDVIDDGGILDTDADYKKLGSILTERGDLTRHDLETIIARQKRFGELLVEQGVVTPEKVASALVEQQHVKEVRKDRQAQESASSIRVPAEKLDLLVNLVGELVTVQARLSQTATGRGDALLASIAEEVERLTNELRDTALNIRMLPIGTTFSKFKRLVRDLSVELGKDIEMTTDGADTELDKTVIEKLNDPLVHLIRNSIDHGIEHPEERLAAGKPRQGTIHLAAVHSGDSVLITITDDGAGLDREAIRAKGVERGIVPATAELTDKEIFDLIFAPGFSTARTVTSVSGRGVGMDVVKKAIDALRGTIDLTSERGKGTVITIKLPLTLAIIESLLVKIGADCFVLPLSIVEECVELTREDVRNAHGRNLASVRDQIVPYVPLRERFLVGGDAPEIEQIVITQVNGGRVGFVVDHVIGEHQTVIKSLGKMYKDVKGLSGATILGDGSVALILDIPQLVREVEREQAVW; this is translated from the coding sequence ATGGACGCCCATCGCCAGGCCTACAAGGAAGAGGCGTACGAACTCCTGGCCGAGTTGGAGAACTCGCTTCTGGAGTTGGAGGAGAACCCGGAGGATGTGGAGCTGATCGGCCGGGTCTTCAGGGCGATGCACACCATCAAAGGGTCGGGGGCGATGTTCGGCTTTGAGGATATCGCTACCTTCACCCATGAGGTGGAGACGGTCTTCGACCTGGTCCGCAACGGCAAGATGGCGGTGACCCGCGATCTCGTCAACCTGACGCTCCGGGCCCGGGACCTGATCAAGGGGATGCTCGACGCCTCCGACGGCGGTGAAGCGGTGGAGGGACGCGAGGCCGAGGAGGTGATCGCCGGTTTGAAGCGTCTCGTCCCCGCCCCGGCGATCGGCGACCCGCTCCCGGCGGCGGAACGGCCGGCTTCCCGTCTCGATGGAGGAGAGGGGCCAGCGGTCACCTACCGCATCCGCTTCAAGCCGGTGCCGGAGGTGACGGTCAACGGCACCAATCCCCTCCTGCTCCTGGCCGAACTGAACCAGCTCGGCCCCTGCCGGGCGGTGGCCCAGATGGCCAACGTGCCGGAACTTGAGGAGCTGAACCCCGAGTTCTGCTACGTCTACTGGGACGTGATCCTCACCACGAAGCGGGGGACCGACGCCATCAGGGACGTCTTCATCTTCATCGAGGATGACTGCGAGCTGAAGATCGACGTCATCGACGACGGCGGCATCCTCGATACCGACGCCGACTACAAGAAGCTCGGGAGCATCCTTACCGAGCGGGGGGATCTCACCCGCCACGACCTGGAGACGATCATCGCCCGGCAGAAACGCTTCGGCGAGCTCCTCGTGGAACAGGGGGTCGTGACCCCCGAAAAGGTGGCGTCGGCCCTGGTGGAGCAGCAGCACGTGAAGGAGGTCCGCAAGGATCGCCAGGCCCAGGAGAGCGCCTCCAGCATCCGGGTGCCGGCGGAGAAACTCGACCTCCTCGTGAACCTGGTGGGGGAGCTGGTGACGGTCCAGGCGCGGCTTTCCCAGACCGCCACGGGACGGGGCGACGCGCTTCTGGCTTCCATTGCCGAGGAGGTGGAGCGGCTCACCAACGAGCTTCGCGACACCGCCCTCAATATCCGGATGCTCCCCATCGGCACCACTTTCAGCAAGTTCAAGCGCCTGGTGCGCGACCTGTCGGTGGAGCTCGGCAAGGACATCGAGATGACCACCGACGGCGCCGACACCGAGCTGGACAAGACGGTGATCGAGAAGCTGAACGATCCGCTGGTCCATCTTATCCGCAACTCCATCGACCACGGCATCGAACACCCTGAGGAGCGCCTCGCCGCCGGCAAGCCGCGCCAGGGTACGATCCACCTCGCCGCGGTCCATTCGGGGGACAGCGTCCTCATCACCATCACCGACGACGGCGCCGGCCTCGACCGGGAGGCGATCCGGGCCAAGGGGGTCGAGCGGGGGATCGTCCCGGCCACCGCCGAGCTTACCGACAAGGAGATCTTCGACCTGATCTTCGCCCCCGGTTTCTCCACCGCCCGGACCGTCACCAGCGTCTCGGGGCGCGGCGTCGGGATGGACGTGGTGAAGAAGGCGATCGACGCCCTGCGCGGCACCATCGACCTCACCAGCGAACGGGGGAAGGGGACCGTCATCACCATCAAGCTCCCCCTGACCCTCGCCATCATCGAGAGCCTCCTGGTGAAGATCGGCGCCGACTGTTTCGTCCTCCCCCTCTCCATCGTGGAAGAGTGCGTGGAGCTGACCCGGGAGGACGTGCGAAACGCCCACGGCCGGAACCTGGCCAGCGTCCGCGACCAGATCGTCCCCTACGTCCCGCTGCGTGAGCGGTTCCTGGTGGGGGGCGATGCGCCGGAGATCGAGCAGATCGTCATCACCCAGGTGAATGGCGGGCGCGTCGGCTTCGTGGTGGATCACGTCATCGGCGAGCACCAGACGGTGATCAAGTCGCTGGGGAAGATGTACAAGGATGTGAAGGGGCTTTCCGGCGCCACCATCCTCGGCGATGGCTCCGTCGCCCTCATTCTCGACATCCCCCAGCTGGTCCGCGAGGTGGAGCGCGAGCAGGCTGTCTGGTGA
- a CDS encoding response regulator, whose translation MRIMIVDDHQIVRHGMRHLLESQSDMEVVAEADSGQSALRRAREHQPDVILMDISMPDMNGIEVTRRIIASLPDVRVLVLSMHSNRRFVTEALAAGATGYLLKDCAFDELIGAIRCVAAGETYLSPKIAGHVVRGFLDQRTVAAAATHPTLSVREREVLQLIAEGKNVKEVAFLLEISTKTVETHRMQIMKKLDIRNVAQLTKYAIREGLTSLD comes from the coding sequence ATGAGAATCATGATAGTTGATGATCACCAGATCGTGCGCCACGGGATGCGCCATCTCCTGGAGAGTCAGAGTGACATGGAGGTCGTGGCCGAAGCGGACAGCGGCCAGTCGGCTCTGCGTCGGGCACGGGAACACCAGCCCGACGTAATCCTGATGGATATCTCCATGCCGGACATGAACGGCATTGAAGTTACACGCCGCATCATTGCATCGTTGCCCGATGTGCGGGTGCTCGTCCTGTCGATGCATTCCAACCGGCGATTCGTGACCGAGGCTCTCGCCGCCGGAGCTACAGGCTATCTTCTGAAGGATTGCGCGTTCGATGAACTCATCGGAGCAATCCGCTGTGTCGCCGCCGGCGAGACGTACCTCAGTCCCAAGATTGCCGGCCACGTCGTCCGGGGGTTCCTGGACCAACGGACGGTGGCTGCCGCTGCCACCCATCCGACGCTTTCCGTCCGCGAACGGGAGGTCCTTCAACTCATTGCCGAAGGGAAGAATGTCAAGGAAGTGGCATTTCTTCTCGAAATCAGCACCAAGACCGTCGAGACTCACCGGATGCAAATCATGAAGAAGCTCGATATCCGCAACGTTGCCCAGTTGACCAAGTACGCCATCCGCGAGGGGCTGACCTCCCTCGACTGA
- a CDS encoding PAS domain-containing sensor histidine kinase — protein MAILALAFALVSLRRCRQLRREISRRLEVEEQLLRFRETLENMELIAVRLDTAGKITFCNDYFLRLVGWSRQEVLGANWFDRFIPLDQGTVKRFFSSGLTTGAVPAHFQNDIVTRDGSRRFISWTNTVLMGDDGASAGTMSIGEDITDRTAAENTLSRYQEELRSLAAELSLAEERERRRLAADLHDRIGQTLAFTKIRTDSLRQFVVAEGAETLRETAALLEQSIQEVRTLIFQISPPLLYEVGLEAALEWLAETFQEEHGLTVSFQDDGEVKPLAEEVKVTLFQAVREILINTVKHARATRATIAVRAGAGQIVVDVRDDGAGFEAERAVDISRSRSLTGFGLFNIRQRLERLGGELLIVSAPGRGTAVTVIAQLLRDASAEEGAAGIVSPRGAAD, from the coding sequence ATGGCCATCCTGGCGCTCGCGTTCGCCCTCGTCTCCCTGCGCCGCTGTCGGCAACTCCGGCGGGAGATCTCCCGCCGGCTTGAGGTTGAGGAGCAGCTGCTCCGCTTCCGGGAGACGCTCGAAAATATGGAGCTCATTGCCGTCCGGCTCGATACCGCGGGGAAGATCACGTTCTGCAACGACTACTTCCTAAGGCTCGTGGGGTGGTCGCGGCAGGAGGTGCTCGGCGCCAACTGGTTCGACCGGTTCATCCCGCTGGACCAGGGAACGGTGAAGCGGTTCTTCTCCTCGGGACTGACCACAGGGGCCGTTCCGGCCCACTTCCAGAACGACATCGTGACCCGGGACGGGAGCCGGCGCTTCATCTCATGGACCAATACGGTCCTGATGGGGGATGACGGGGCGAGTGCCGGCACCATGAGCATCGGTGAGGATATCACCGACCGGACCGCCGCCGAGAACACGCTTTCGCGCTACCAGGAGGAGCTTCGGAGCCTGGCCGCCGAACTCTCCCTGGCGGAGGAGCGGGAACGCCGCCGCCTCGCTGCCGACCTCCACGACCGGATCGGGCAGACCCTCGCCTTTACCAAGATCAGAACGGATTCCCTCAGGCAGTTCGTTGTGGCCGAAGGTGCCGAAACGCTTCGCGAAACCGCCGCCCTTCTCGAACAGTCCATCCAGGAAGTCCGGACCCTCATCTTCCAGATCAGCCCGCCGCTGCTCTACGAAGTGGGGCTTGAAGCGGCCCTCGAATGGCTCGCCGAGACCTTTCAGGAGGAGCATGGCCTGACGGTTTCGTTCCAGGACGACGGCGAAGTCAAGCCCCTTGCCGAAGAGGTGAAGGTTACCCTTTTCCAGGCGGTGCGCGAGATTCTGATCAATACGGTCAAACATGCCCGGGCAACCCGGGCGACGATTGCAGTCCGGGCGGGTGCCGGGCAGATTGTCGTCGACGTCAGGGACGACGGCGCCGGCTTCGAGGCTGAGCGTGCCGTCGACATCTCCCGGTCGCGCAGCCTGACCGGTTTCGGTCTTTTCAATATCCGCCAGCGGCTCGAGCGTCTCGGGGGAGAGCTGCTGATCGTCTCGGCGCCGGGACGGGGGACGGCCGTCACGGTGATAGCTCAGCTTCTCCGGGACGCTTCCGCAGAAGAAGGCGCGGCGGGGATCGTTTCGCCGCGCGGCGCGGCCGACTGA
- a CDS encoding response regulator has protein sequence MAKMIMTVDDSASVRQMVAFTLKQNGYDVVEAVDGKDALAKLAGTKVDMVITDLNMPNLDGIGLIKGVRANPSYRFTPIVMLTTESQDSRKAEGKAAGATGWIVKPFKPEQLVAVVKKVLG, from the coding sequence ATGGCCAAGATGATCATGACGGTTGACGATTCTGCCAGTGTGCGTCAGATGGTCGCCTTTACCCTTAAGCAGAACGGCTACGACGTGGTGGAGGCGGTGGACGGCAAGGATGCCCTGGCGAAGCTTGCGGGGACCAAAGTCGACATGGTGATCACCGACCTGAACATGCCGAACCTGGACGGCATCGGTCTCATCAAGGGAGTGCGGGCTAACCCCTCCTACCGGTTCACCCCCATCGTCATGCTGACCACCGAGTCCCAGGACTCCCGGAAGGCGGAAGGGAAGGCGGCCGGCGCCACCGGCTGGATCGTGAAGCCCTTCAAGCCGGAGCAGCTCGTGGCGGTGGTCAAAAAGGTGCTCGGCTAA
- a CDS encoding methyl-accepting chemotaxis protein, translating to MLKNMKIGAKLVGGFVIVALLAVVVGVVGVVNLRKLDKAGDLMYEKMAAPLGDLGAMSVAFQRMRINLRDAVTAETSQERAKAAETIGKLREEIGRRSDSFEKTILTDEGRKIFGEFKESRKVYGAALEKALSLAGAGRQAEAEAVVKGEGKAAALHEQELLDKLTASKEETAKKTAEENGVVASRAMMMMTVLPALALCLGTLIGFIITRGIKRQLGGEPQYVAEIAGKVAVGDLALQIDTSGQDQGSIIVAMGKMVEAIKALSADANTLSEAAVAGRLATRADATKHQGDFRKIVEGVNDTLDAVIGPLNVAGEYIDRISKGDIPPRITDSYNGDFNEIKNNLNQCIDTLNGLISDMNEMSKMHDLGDIEVVITADNYQGAYRAMAKGVNDMVNGHIAVKKKAMACIAEFGKGNFDADLEKFPGKKAFINETIEGVRGNLKQFEEQLSILIKAAADGELDRRANAALFVGGWQILAQGVNDTVTNIVEPLMVTADYVDKISKGDMPPVITREYKGQYNLIKQNLNALIDATNGIVRAAQQVAGGDLTVELKQRSDNDELMKALSTMVKKLSDVVAEVKVAADNVTAGSREMSVGSEQMSQGATEQAAAAEEASSSMEQMSSNIRQNADNAVQTERIAIKSAEDAKQGGKAVAETVTAMKEIAGKISIIEEIARQTNLLALNAAIEAARAGEHGKGFAVVAAEVRKLAERSQHAAAEISQLSSTSVDVAEKAGEMLARILPDIQRTAELVQEISAASKEQDTGAEQINKAIQQLDAVIQQNAGAAEEMASTAEELSAQAEQLQSTIAFFRVDESAGSRRAPIVSRSAKKPAAPHVAANGYHPSEPLSKKPAKAVVNSGVSLELGGPDPLDGEFEKF from the coding sequence ATGCTCAAGAACATGAAGATCGGAGCAAAACTGGTGGGAGGGTTCGTCATAGTTGCTCTCCTGGCGGTCGTTGTCGGTGTCGTCGGTGTCGTGAACCTCCGCAAGCTGGATAAGGCCGGGGACCTGATGTACGAGAAAATGGCCGCGCCGTTGGGGGACCTGGGCGCGATGTCGGTGGCGTTTCAGCGGATGCGGATCAATCTGCGGGACGCCGTCACCGCTGAAACTTCCCAGGAGCGGGCAAAGGCGGCAGAGACCATCGGAAAACTGCGGGAGGAGATCGGCAGACGTTCGGATTCGTTCGAGAAGACCATCCTGACCGACGAGGGACGAAAAATCTTCGGCGAGTTCAAGGAATCCCGCAAGGTATATGGGGCAGCGCTTGAAAAGGCCCTCTCCCTGGCGGGTGCGGGACGCCAGGCTGAGGCGGAAGCGGTGGTCAAGGGAGAAGGGAAGGCGGCGGCGCTCCACGAGCAGGAGCTCCTCGACAAGCTGACCGCTTCCAAGGAGGAGACCGCCAAGAAGACGGCAGAGGAAAACGGCGTCGTCGCCAGTCGCGCCATGATGATGATGACGGTTCTGCCTGCGCTGGCGCTCTGCTTGGGAACACTCATCGGTTTTATAATCACACGTGGCATCAAGAGGCAACTGGGGGGCGAGCCTCAGTACGTGGCCGAGATTGCCGGCAAGGTGGCCGTTGGCGACCTTGCCCTGCAGATCGATACCTCCGGCCAGGATCAAGGGAGCATCATCGTCGCCATGGGAAAAATGGTGGAAGCCATCAAGGCTCTTTCGGCCGACGCCAACACGCTGTCGGAGGCGGCGGTGGCCGGGCGGCTGGCGACCCGCGCCGATGCGACGAAACATCAGGGGGATTTCCGGAAGATCGTCGAGGGGGTGAACGATACCCTCGACGCCGTCATCGGCCCCCTGAACGTCGCGGGCGAGTACATCGACCGGATCAGCAAGGGGGATATCCCGCCACGGATCACCGACAGTTACAACGGCGACTTCAACGAGATCAAGAACAACCTCAACCAGTGTATCGACACCCTGAACGGGCTCATCAGCGACATGAACGAGATGTCCAAGATGCACGACCTGGGAGACATTGAGGTGGTGATTACCGCCGACAACTACCAGGGGGCCTACCGCGCCATGGCCAAGGGGGTCAACGACATGGTCAACGGCCACATCGCCGTCAAGAAGAAGGCGATGGCGTGTATAGCCGAATTCGGGAAAGGAAATTTCGACGCCGACCTGGAGAAGTTCCCCGGCAAGAAGGCGTTCATCAACGAGACCATCGAAGGGGTGCGGGGGAATCTCAAGCAGTTCGAGGAGCAGCTCAGCATTCTCATCAAGGCGGCGGCCGACGGAGAGCTCGACAGGCGCGCCAACGCCGCGCTCTTCGTGGGGGGATGGCAGATCCTGGCCCAGGGGGTGAACGACACCGTCACCAACATCGTGGAGCCCCTCATGGTTACCGCCGACTACGTGGACAAAATCAGCAAGGGTGACATGCCGCCGGTCATTACCAGGGAGTACAAGGGGCAGTACAATCTCATCAAGCAGAACCTCAATGCGCTTATCGACGCCACCAACGGCATTGTCCGGGCGGCACAGCAGGTGGCGGGGGGCGATCTGACGGTGGAACTGAAGCAGCGCTCCGACAACGACGAGCTGATGAAGGCCCTCTCCACCATGGTGAAGAAGCTTTCGGACGTGGTGGCGGAGGTGAAGGTGGCGGCGGACAACGTCACCGCCGGCAGCCGCGAGATGAGCGTCGGGAGCGAGCAGATGAGCCAGGGGGCCACCGAGCAGGCTGCTGCTGCTGAGGAGGCCTCCAGCAGTATGGAGCAGATGAGCTCCAACATCCGCCAGAACGCCGACAATGCGGTGCAGACCGAACGGATCGCCATCAAGAGTGCCGAGGACGCCAAGCAGGGAGGAAAGGCGGTGGCCGAGACGGTGACGGCCATGAAGGAGATCGCCGGGAAGATCTCGATCATCGAAGAGATTGCGCGGCAGACGAACCTGCTGGCGTTGAACGCCGCCATCGAGGCGGCCCGGGCCGGGGAGCACGGCAAGGGGTTTGCGGTGGTGGCCGCCGAGGTGCGCAAGCTGGCCGAGCGGAGCCAGCACGCAGCGGCGGAGATCAGCCAGCTCTCGTCCACCAGCGTGGACGTTGCCGAGAAGGCGGGTGAGATGCTGGCCCGGATTCTCCCCGACATCCAGAGGACTGCCGAACTGGTGCAGGAGATCAGCGCCGCCAGCAAGGAGCAGGATACCGGTGCCGAGCAGATCAACAAGGCGATCCAGCAGCTCGACGCCGTGATACAGCAGAATGCCGGCGCGGCCGAAGAGATGGCCTCCACCGCCGAAGAGCTTTCGGCCCAGGCGGAGCAGCTCCAGAGCACCATCGCCTTCTTCAGGGTGGACGAATCGGCAGGTAGTCGGCGCGCCCCCATCGTCTCCCGGTCGGCGAAAAAGCCGGCCGCTCCCCATGTGGCTGCCAACGGTTATCATCCCAGTGAGCCTCTGTCGAAAAAACCGGCGAAGGCGGTCGTGAACTCAGGTGTCAGCCTGGAGCTTGGCGGCCCGGACCCTCTGGATGGTGAGTTCGAAAAATTCTGA